tttcagGTCAAATTAGCAGAGTTCTCTAAAACTCCAGAGGACTTCTTGCGGAAGTACGAAGAGCTCAAGTCCAAAAATGTTCGAAACCTCGACCCTCTTGTCTACCTGCTCTCCAAACTCTGTGAGGATAAAGAGGTAATCATTTACAGCTAATTATATAGTTTTCACCCAAACCCATTCAAAACGTTGAAAAGTTTTTATCACACTGTCTCACAGCTTCGTTGTGATACTTTTGCAGACGCTCCAGTTTCTGCAGCAGAATGCCAAAGAGAGGTCAGAGTCATCAGCGAACACAACATCAACCACAACTGCCAGTTACAGTCTGCCTCAGACCACCTCCAAGATGTCCATGCAGGAACTGGACGAGCTGCGAAAGAAGCTCGGCAACGTTACGGCCAGCTCCAACGCTCCTCTGGTGAGCATTTCTTACTCAGATGCAGTTGATTTGAATCTATAGGAGGGGTCATTTTACAAGCCTTAACAGAATTTGGATGGGATTTTTGTTACTTTGCCGAGGTAaatggttgtgtttttcttccccaaAAGCCCCAATTACCTTCTCTTTTTAGGCACACAACCGACGACAATTTAGCATTCATGTCGGATGACACAGTGTATGAGTATGTAGTGAGAAGTGATTATAGTTGACCCGATATCTGATCCTGTAACTCTCTTTGgcttgtttttgtgaatttgttttttcctgcagcCTGCTGAAGTCACACGGAAAATGCTGAGggacaaacacaacaagaagAACCCCACCCAACCTAACCCTGTGTTTCCTAACTGGGTGTACGACCGTCCTGCTCTCCTCGGAGATTTCATCACTAGCCCCACCCCTGCAGCAGATCCAGCTGTGGCCATTGGTAAGCCACTTTTAATGCTCAACTACGGTTTGTTATTGTTGGAAGTGTTTCTAACAGTGTTGCCTGCGGTCAGGCACGATGCCCCTGGCTGCTCAGGAACAAGCTCTGGTGGAGGATCTGCTGTTTGTCCTGATCGGAGTTGACGGGCGAGACATCACAGCTCAGCCTGTACTGGGTAGGCAGAACCGCTCCTTCATTGTGGACTCAACGCTGGACATGTCTGTCAAAGAGCTGGTTAACAGAATATTACCAGTTGCGTCATATTACTCCACTATAACACGGTgagtatttaaaaatatcaagTCGAATCGATGCTTTCAGACTATGAAGctcatttgttcatgtttctgaCTGCATCAGAGGAAACATCAGTAGTGGTTGTGGTTTTGTATTTGTCCTTCAGCTTCATCGAGGAGAAGTCGTCCTTTGAGTACGGTCAGGTGAACCATGCGCTGACGGCGGCCATGAGGACCCTGATGAAGGAGTACCTGATCCTGGTCACTCAGCTGGAGCACCTCCAGCGGCAGGGCCTGCTGTCCCTGCAGAAGCTCTGGTTCTACATCCAGCCCACCATGAGGACCATGGAGATACTGGCCTCTATTGGTAGGAGATTTGTGTCTTTGGTATTCCAACAGTCTCTTCATTTTGCTCCAGTTATACAGGTGTGTGCAGAGTAAAAAcagtttctgcagctgctcacagGTCTTTGAACAGCTCCTTCCTGTACTGTGAAGtgtaatgtcatttttttataaAAGTGCTCACAGACCGTTCAGAAGCTTGTATTGAAGCCAAGGTTTCAGCACCGGTATAATTTTTCTCATCCATGAATGTGAGCTTCTCATTTAGACCACTTGGGGGTGATCTGAACCCGGTTAAGAGAGAACAGCAGCACCAGcaagcagctgcagtgtttcatcATTAATTGATTAACTGTGAAAGTAATCAGAAATTGTAGCCCCACTACAaacattgtgttattttatcGACTTtgttcactaaaaaaaaaacaaaaaacgaaatGTTTTGTAAAGAATACGTAGACAGCTGGTACtgttgtaaaataaaagcaatgttTAAACTTGTTTAAACTTTCTCAGCGTCTTCGGTGGACAAAGGAGAATGTATGGGTGGCTCCACGCTGAGTCTTCTTCATGACCGAACCTTCAACTACACCGGCGACAGCCAGGCTCAGGAGTTGTGTCTCTACCTCACCAAGGCAGCCAGCGTCCCTTATTTTGAAATCCTGGAGAAGTGGATCTACAGGGGCATCATCAAGGATCCATACAGGTGCACTTCAGACACAACAAACCACGCGTATCCTGCTGTATCTGCTTTGTGTCTGAACCTGAGTTCATGTCCGTTGTGTCCATACGTTGTGTCTTCACAGTGAGTTCATGGTGGAAGAGCACGagctgcagaaggagaaaaTTCAGGAGGACTACAACGATAAGTACTGGGATCAGAGGTACACCATTGTGCAACATCGCATTCCCTCCTTTCTACAGAAAATGGcagacaaaatattaagcacaggtaaaaacaaaacaaacaaacaagctttaCAGGAGCCTTTCTTAGGCTGAAAGATTTTGATTCccatctctgttgttttgtagGGAAATACCTCAACGTGGTGCGGGAGTGCGGCCGCGACGTGACGTGTCCTGATGCCAAGGAGGTCCTGTACACCCTGAAGGAGAGGGCTTATGTGGAGCAGATAGAGAAAGCTTACAATTACGCCAGCAAGGTCCTGCTGAACTTCCTCatggaggagaaggagctggTTTCCCGCCTgaggtgtttttctttgtcgtttttctttcatttatttttagattatttttcttttatttattaaaccACATGtgcctgtgctgtgtttattaGATCCATCAAGCACTACTTCCTGATGGACAAAGGCGATTTCTTCGTGCACTTCATGGACCTGACGGAGGACGAACTGAAGAAGCCAGTGGACGACATCGTTCCTCCCAGACTGGAGGCCCTCCTGGAGCTGGCTCTGAGGATGAGCACAGCCAACACGGACCCTTTCAAAGACGACCTCAAGGTGGGTGGAAACAAGCCGGTGTGCAGGTGGACTCCAACACGACTCCAAATGGATGATAACGTTGCTTCGTATCTTGGCGAGTGGATTATGTGCCTGTTGTACTTAAAGCTAGTTcttgctgcccccaagtggccaaaaaagtCAGTTATTGCACATTGATTTAGATGATTCCTCACGATCCATCCATTGCTTCATTATACAAATATCAGTCAAGAAAGTCTTGTGGTCTTCTTTCACTCACAGATTGATCTCGTGATGTGAGCATCTTCCTGTTCCACACTTTTTAAGACCTGaacttcctctcttctttccacAGATTGACTTGATGCCTCATGATGTTATCACTCAGCTGCTGCGGGTGCTGGCCATCGAGACCAAACAGGAGAAGGCCATCATCAACGCAGAGCCCACAGACGTGGCCCTCAGCGGCCTGGAGGCCTTCTCCTTCGACTACATCGTCAAATGGCCGCTGTCGCTCATCATCAACAGGTTCCGCTCTGCCGCTGCCTCTCGATTTCACCTCATTCATGTGCTTATTATCGTTTGGTTTTCTTTTAACCTTCAGGATAGTTCAGCGCACTTCCTCTGCTGCCTTcttaaacataacataataatCAACAATAGAAAGTGCGGTTGTGATTTCCTAAGCTCATAGCAATGCAGCtagataaattaaataaatgtttaggTCTGGTAAAgcaaatcaaacacatttagtaaagaaatataaaaaaacaaattttgtctCCAGGAAAGCCCTGACGAGGTACCAGATGTTGTTCAGACACATGTTTTACTGCAAACATGTCGAGAGGCTGCTGTGCAACGTGTGGATCAGCAACAAAGACTTCAAGCAGTACTCTTTACGTTCTCCCAAATGGTGAGCTGGGGTAGGATTTTAGGGAATTTATGTTAATATAGCAAAACGTCCtcacacacttcattcaaactgCTTTTATCGCCTGCCAGGTTTGCAGCTGCGTTCGCCCTGCGGCAACGCATGCTCAACTTTGTGCAGAACATCCAGTACTACATGATGTTTGAGGTGATGGAGCCCACCTGGCACGTCATGGAGAACAACCTGAAAACAGTGAGTGAATGAGCTCTCACATCCAGCTGACAGCCGCTGTGTGTGGACTGACCGTGTTTTCCTTCGCCAGGCCTCAAACATCGACGACGTGCTTTGCCACCACACGAGCTTCCTGGACAACTGCCTGAAGGACTGCATGCTCACCAACCCCGAGCTTCTCAGGATCTTCTCCAAACTCATGGCCATCTGCGTCATGTTCACAAACTGCATGCAGGTTTGTATCTTTTTAAGTATCCTTATTGCCTGACTAAAATGCCACACAGATGTGCGTCAGAACCTGATGAAACTACTggatgcttgttttttgttgactgCTGTAGCGGTTCACTCAGAGCATGAGATTAGAGCGTCTCTCTCTGGAACAAGGGACGATGGACGGTCCTCCCACTCAGAGTGAACATgctgaggaggcagagaggaagaggatgaccACTAAGGTATTTTCACAGCAGTCATCGTCagagatttagatttagatctGATCAAGCAGACCGTGTACTGCAGGAAATATCCGGTCAACGTGAACATGTTatcaaaaaaatattccaactatttgcaaaaacaccacagctTAAGAGCTTAACGTGCCTCAGCTGATACGTGGGTGCTGTCTCGCCGCTTCAGTTTTTAGCCGAGTACGTGGACGCCCTGCAGTCTGACGCAGGCTTTGAAGCCACCATCAGTAAGTGTGACAGTAACTTCagcatgctgctgctggaccTGCTGGACAAGCTGAGCATCTACAGCACCAACGACTGTGAGCACAGCATGATCAGCATCATCTACAGGTAAACACATCGCGTCTGCTGCTAATGTGACTGAACGTGTATTTGGAAAGTCTTGGTATATGATGAGGAATtaatttcttctcttcttttttaacCCCATAATGTCACAGGCTGGACTTCAATGGATTCTACACTGAGCGGCTAGAGAGGATGGCCATAGAGCGGAGTCAGAAAGCAGCAGCGTAGCAtgttatgtgtttgtgaatgttaaCTGTCACCCAGCAATAAAAAGACATCCTGTCCTCGTGTCCGCCAGCCGTCCCGCTGATTGCCGCACAGACCTGATACTTCAgtgtgtaaatactgtatgttattATCATGAACTGTATGAAATGTTATAGTCTGATGTTTGCCGTCTCATTTCAGTGCtttaaattgtaaattttaTGAAATGTGGAGCTATTGTGTTTATTCTGCTCTGGACATCAAAGTGGTGACACTTCCTATGGGTATCTTATtgtacactgaaaatgtgtgtttgtattcattAAAACAAGACTTGACTCTGTGGATTCTGACTCTCACTTGTGGCTTGCAAAAGCCTCCCGGCTGAATAAACCAACTTGTCAACAACATCTGCAGATGTTACATATGACAGATGTGTAgctactgttttgtttcagctaCATGAGACCTTTTCAGGGCTTAAGTTGAATGTTCActatttgattttgttgtcaactaaagatttattattatcatcattattattattgtcgtTTGTGGCCTAGTAAGTGTCATAACAAGTTACATTTAAACACAAGTTAGCTGAACAACGGGAGTCATACCGGAAATTCCACGAcaatgatttcaaaataaaggcgtgcaatttgaaatatatatatatattttagtttGTCGCAGTTTGGTTGCTGTAAGGTGGTATTCTGAATGTGTTGAAATAGTGGTTGAAACGAAGAACGCGTCCACCACACAGACTGGACTCCATAgcttaaatgtgcattttctttAGGAAATAGACGCAGCTGTGAACTTAACATCGCGAGGAATGAGGGGGAAAATGTCACAGGTTAGTCTTTATTCAGCGGCTGGTCGCTTATTCAAATGTACTTTGGGGAAGTTAACGTTTTAAAATTAACGCTGTGATTTTTTTAACCCTAATATTTGCGTACGAGCTCCTACGTGACCGAATGACCATGAACGGTGATGGCATTCTGACGTGTTTCAGTTTAGCGGAAGTCCGACGCGAGGTGTTTTTTCTGATCGCAACTCGCTTGACAGTTACGGTAAACGTGCGAGGCGGCGATAAGAGCGCAGCGCAGGCGGAGCTTTAACGGAACAGCTGGCGTCGATGATTCACGGTGGAGTAACGGCAGATGAGAGCCAGTTTCCGAGCAGAGCGCACCATGATGGGAGCGAACACGGTCTCACTGTGGCTGACATGGGGTAGGTTTTCTCTACAACTCTACGAGTACAACTTTACTACTCACAACTATCTAACTGTAATACTTTTATAGTGCGCAAactgttttcttacatgtgCCAAATAAGTagaacaaataacaaataagtAGAGAAGGATGCATTAAcgtttgttgtgtctgtgtgaatgtttaAGTTGGGAGTGTCCGTGAAGTCTGTGTCAGTTTAAAGCCTTGTTAAATAACCTCCATGTTGCACTGATAGACCCGGTAAAGTTTGGTTTGCTGTGCGCAGCGTGTCTCGTGCAGACGTCCGCACTGCTGTCTCACGTGGACAGGTACGAGGTGGTCACACCTCACAGACTTGCggggagacagaagaggagcGCGCGGGACGGCCAGGTGACCACACCTCACCCGCCTCACTCCAAAGTAACCGCAGCTGTCAAatagtgcagtaaaaagtacagtatctGAAATGTCACGGAGTACAGTAAAGTATAAATACTTTAAGTACAGTAATACATtgttataaatgtatgtatttgttataCTGACGCATTCCTTTGTCCACCAGTGGATTGCTGAAGCTGGTTGTGAAGAAGGAagactgtacttaagtacaggACTTGAGGAAAGCTTGTGATTTGATAGTTTAAgtgcattttgctgataatataAAATACACCTCAGTGCTTTTAATTAAGTAAAAACTCACAGGACTCTTCTCCAACAGAGAGTATTTTTACTGTGGTGTTGCTACTTTCACCAAAGTAAAGGATGTGAGTACTTTGTGCCGCCACTGCAGCTCCCATGGCGTGACTGATGGGGTGTTTTCACAGGTTCATCCTGACACCATTCGGTACGAGTTGGCCTTTGAGGGCAGGAACCACACGCTTCATCTGGAGAAAAACAGGTGAACGTTTGTCCAAAGTGGTTTTCTCAGGCAGCCTTTCAGATCCACTCGGCTGAGACGTGTTTTAATATTTGGAAACATGAGAGAAGAGAAGTTGCTGGTGTATTTTGCAGGAACCTTGTTGGAAGAGGCTACACTGAAACTCGTTATTCAGAAGACGGAAGACGTGTGACGACGTCACCGAACGAGGTGAgattttactttcagtttaaatTCTGTGATTTGGTGTAGAAagatgacatttttaacagagaCGTTCGACTTTATGATGGTTGATGGTTGGGAAGctgagtgattttctgtttcttcagacATTTCATCTTTAGAAATGAGTCgatttttactgaaaaaataagcacagaattaatcaataaatgaaaaataattgttagttgctgCCCTAACGTACACATGTAGGCTCACCAAATGTAAGTTCTGAGATcatcacaaaacattaaatcaaacaCTTGAATTTGTGATGAATTTCAGCTGATTTCCTGGCTTATTGTGGctttttaaatactttgttttatACACTGAGACTCCACATATTCATTAGTAAGAAAACATCCCACCTTCCAGAGGTTACAAGTCGCACCTTCGTGTCTGTAATCTATTGTGAACttattgtgaatgtgtttccaCTCAGGATCACTGCTTCTACCACGGCCGCGTCGAAGGCGTGAAGGACTCCTCCGTCAGCGTCGGGATTTGCTCGGGCATCAGGTAGGAAAGTCGGGATGTTTTCAGCTtcagacttcctgtttgtaaCCCGCTGCTGACATCATCTCCGGCTGAAGTTTTGAAACTTTTGAAACTCATGATGTTCGGTAATCAGATCAGTTGTTCAGCCGGTTTGCACGTTGCGTTGCTTGTGTTTGGCGCGTGTTAACTTGTCCTGCTTTGATGAATCTGAAGCTTTCTGTAAACCAAAACATTTGCGCTGAACTCAAGTCGAGTCCCTCACGAGCGTTTCGCCTTCCCGTCTCCGTGTCTGCAGTGGCTTTGTGAGGGCCCGGCAGCAGGTTTACCTGATCGAGCCCCTGGGACAGTCCGACGATGGACCCCATGCAGTTTACAGACGGGAGCAGCTGAAGGTCAGCGGGAGGCCCGGCTGTGGCTCCTCGTCCAACGGCTCACTGTACGACCGGGACCAGAGCCCGCCGCTCGCCGGCCTCTACAGGACCAGATCCTGGGTAGGTGACAGTTCAGGTGTCTAAAAATGACTCAGAATGACTGTACAGTTTGGTGATGTGATGATATATTCCATTTATCAACAACGCTTACTGTTACTCACTGCAGCAAAATCAGAATATTCCTGTGAAGGTTGTACTTCTGTTTCCTTCAGAGATCGAAACCCATCGCGGGTCCGCAGAAGTTTGTCGAGCTGGTCGTGGTGGTGGACAACACTGAGGTAAACATCTCGCTTTGATTCCTTCACTCAGACTTTCCATCGCTAAGTGAAGCCGATCacgtctcctctctcttcctccagtaCAAGCGATACGGACGTGAGACGAAATCCCGTATTCTCGGAGTAATAAATCACGTTGACAAGGTAAAGAAAAGTTCGTGTTCAGGCTCGTGTTTTGAAGCAGTTCGCCTGCCGCCAGGCCGTCGCTCGATGTGAACGTCTCGTCTTTGCCTGCAGCTCTATCGGCCTCTGAACATTCGAGTCGTGCTGGTGGGCTTGGAGATCTGGACACACAAAGACTACATTGACGTCGACGTCAATTCGGAGACAGCTCTGGACAATTTCCTCCTGTGGCGCCAGGCTGATCTTCTCCAGAGGGTGAAGCACGACACGGCCCAGTTTGTGACGTGAGCACCAGTTTCAGATACCTGTGCAGGTGTTGGACTCAGTAATGTTGCCAGTTTGACCTGATGTTAGATTCCCCCCCTGACAGCGGCAAAGACTTTGACGGAGACACGGTCGGACTGGCAAATAAGTTTGCCATGTGTACTGAAAACTCAGGTGGAGTCAATCAGGTATGAATATTGACCTCCAACTGGAATTAATCCTTTAACAAGTGGAGACGAGTGAGTGAATTTAAAGCAGCAGTTCTTTGTTTCCATTCCAGGATCACCATGACAACCCGATAGGCCTCGCCTCCACCATTGCTCATGAGATGGGACATAACTTTGGCTTGTCCCATGATGCTGCAGGATGTGCGTGTGGTCCGTCCTACAGCAGCGGGAACTGTGTGATGGCCGATAAGCTCAGGTAACTGCGAACTCATTTTGTCGTTTGTCTTTATCCGTTTCCTGTTTCACAGCCGGCTGCATACAGAAAAGGTTTGAAAGAACTTGACTTCTCTGCACACACCTCATCAGGCCTTATCGTCCATCATCAGTGCTGTAATGTTcgggtgtccacatacttttggccagacagtgtgtttgtgcgtgtgagTCCTGTGCAAAGCCGAAATCTGTTTGCTCCTCTtcaggacaggaagtcaggcGTTCCCGGAGTTCTTCAGCGACTGCAGCGTGGAGCAGCTCGCTGAGTTCATGGAGCGAGCTCAGCCCAGCTGCTTGTCCAAGCCGTTAAGCTCCATCAAGACCATCGCTGTGGTTCCTCGCTGTGGCAACGCCCTGCTGGACCCCGGAGAGGAGTGTGACTGTGGCACCGTGGAGGTAAACCCGATCTGGCTCCAACAGATTAGTCACTTTTGGGACCTTGGAAAGTTTAAATATATCCTGTGTTGAAGGAAGTTGGCATTGGGATTTTGTCTTTTAGCTGGTGGTTTCCTGTGTGCAAGGTCACAGCTAATAAAAGGGGAAGGTAGTGGTGGTTCAGGGTTTGGCCTCCAAGATTAAAAATAGTCTTCCTGCGTGCTCCCATCTCTTCAAAGCAGCTGCTCGTATGGGAGGTCTGAACCTGATCTGTTTTCACTGAACTTTCAACACTGCAGTTCCTGTTAAAGGTGCGGCTGCGtacacaaacatgacacaagcgaaaaagagtgtgtttgtcttttgcagGAATGCAATAACCCCTGTTGTGATGCCTCCACTTGTCGCCTGACCGGAGGATCGCAGTGCGCTCATGGACAATGCTGTGACAACTGCCAGGTACTTAAGCTTTGGGGTGGGGATGAGTTATTACGATGTGTCCTGAGGGGCCATCCAATCATTGTTTAGATTGAACCAAAGATGGGACACAACAACGCTGCTGTCCTCAGAGCCTCGCCGCTGGCACGGCTTTAATGGCCCCATCAGCCTCGCCGTCAGCGGACGGAGAGGTCAGGCAGCAGGGAGGCCGGTCGTACAGACACACCCTGCTGCTGGCTAATCACTGACATTAAAATTGTGACATTAGAAGGTTACAGAGCGAACCAGCAGCATTTCCGTAATAAGAGGAAACAGAGTGTGATAACCTGCTGTTTCTTTGTAACTCACTACATCCTCAAACGAGGCGATGCAAGTCATGAAATACCCCGCAGGAACACCACACGGGGTAATTATACGCCCTGTTTGAGTAACGTGCACGGACTCTTACCGAATCACCTGAAATGCACTTTGACCCACAGTTCAAGCCGGCTGGGAGCGTCTGCAGAAAGTCGGCCGGCGACTGTGACCTGCCTGAGTACTGCACCGGAGTGTCGCAGGACTGTCCCGAGGACAGCTTTCACATGAACGGCAAGCCCTGCTACAACCAGGCTCAGGGCTACTGCTACGACGGCCAGTGCCCGACACACGAGCAGCACTGCTGGAGGCTGTTTGGCACAGGTACACTCGACGCGCTGCTGCCCGTGTTTTCCTGTCGCTCCGAACAGACGAGCTGACTTCAGTTAGCAGCCCTTTTCAGGGTCACATGGTGAAAACGACTCAGCTGCCACGTTTAATAGTGTTAAGTTACAGCTTAGTGTGGCATTTGTTCAGCTTCCAAAGTCAAACTTTGTGAGTGTTGACTTATTGTCTTCCATCTTTCCTGACCTTTCATCTTGATTTCTTTTCCCTGCAGACGGGCGTCCATATTAACTCAATTAAAAATTATTGTAACCCACAAAACTTTGTGTTCAGATTCTCCGACTCTTGTCCTGTGAGAGAATTCAGTTTCGACTGAAAAAGCCAAAATGATGACGAAGCACTTCAGTATTTTCATCTTCCTGACCCTCCATATGTCCGATAGGTTAACTGTGAATATCTACTTTCTGCAGGCACCAGAGTTGGACTGGACGTGTGTTTTGACCTGAACAAACGGGGTGAAGAAGGTGCTAACTGTGGGAGGAACAGATTCGGCTACACCCCCTGTACAGCACAGTAGGTTTTCTTCCTGCTCGGCTTCCATCCAAATGAGCCAATTTGTTTGGCAGCGCACCTCAACCCAACCCAGCGTCCCTGATTACTCTACTGATTCatcttttatcttctttttttttgtttgtttttgcaggaaTCTGAAGTGTGGGTCTATATTTTGTGATGGAGGGGGTGAGTCCATCACCGGTAAACGGGCAGCCTACACTGTGTACAGCATCCAGTGTAAACTGGCTGTGGATGACGATAAAACCAGAAGCATCGACATGGTGCCCAGAGGGACCCGATGTGGACCGAATAAGGTAAAGCTTTCAGCGCAGAGACTCATCACGCCGGGTTTTGTTGGACGTTTTACTCATAACCAAACGTTTGCGCGCAGGTTTGCCTCGACAACAGATGCGTGGATTTATCCGTTTATGGCAAAAAGGAGGATTGTGCAAAGAAATGCAACAACAATGGGGTAAGAGAGTTATTTTAAGGTTTGGAATCGCTCGCAGATGTTTTCAGTTAGATTCCTCTGCAGCAAAAGCTCAAATGCTTCACTCGTGGTTGAAGTAATGTTACTGCATTTTCTCCCCAGGTGTGTAATCATAAGCAAGAGTGTCACTGCAATCCGGGCTGGGCTCCACCCTACTGTGACATCCAGTACGCAGATTTACCTCAAGGTACACGACGCTTTGATTCTGTGGCAGTAAATGTGCGAGTCCACCTCAGTGTGCAGTACGGGAACACAAACGTGAGTCATTCGCTACGAGTGATCTCAACCCGGACTCACTTAGGCCTCACAGGCATTTTGTCTTCAGTCTTCATCTTTTGCACGAAGACCTAACTGCTATAATATGCAGAACTAAAAGTCTGCCAAGTGATTGTGCAACTGCTCAGTCCGCTCAGTAAACTGCTGAATGCacaaagaaaggaggaagaagagcagtTGTGAAACGCCTCAGGACTCGGACGCGTTCACACGGTTTTCCTCACAAACCTGCTGTCAGAAAGCTGCTCGATTTGGTATTTTTCCCCCCAGTTATGGTGACATAAGTTGATCAACAAAGCTGAACAGTAATGATGTACTGTTGCTGACTAGAAATGATGACACACCTTTCCTGCTCTGTGCTGACCAACGCGTCATCCTTAGCTGAGGCCTCCTGACGTACAGGCCAGCatgacagcaaaaacaaacttctttcagctttttacaacacatttttccacattatCACCATACACCACATTATTCTGCTTTAGAAAGAAACATTTCTCGATAGAACAACATTAATCCGAATACTGAATCGAATGATCGTTCCAGTAAGCATGGCTGAGAAACATccgaacgtgtgtgtgtgatatttccTGCATCTACACAACAGTGTGATGTGAATTGTGTGTGGAAAAGGAATGAAACCACCAGAGAAGTGAACATAAAGtgcagctgtgatgtgtgtgtgcctgcaggtCAGACTGGGATCAtcgctgctgtgtgtgctgttctCTCCATCCTTCTGGTGGTCACTGTGATCATAGCAGGGCTGATGTGCTGCAGAAAGGACAACATGGACAGCTACACCTCTAAAAGGCAGCTTCCTCTCAGATTCATTCACGCTCAGCTGTCCGTGTGTGCTTCTCTGACCGGCTCAATCAATCTGGTGTTCACAGGAAAGTGCACTCGGCTCCCGACAGGCTGAACCCGATGTTCCAGGAGCCCGGCGCCAAAGACAGACCTCAGATCAGTCAGCCCACGTTCGTGGAGTCAACGGCAACGCAAGCCTGCGCTCCTCTGATCGTTATGGCGACTCCCAGCAGACCCGCCCCACAGGTACAGTCAGACTGCAGGTTTAGAAATTCATGTCGgggatcagtcagtcagtgataGTGATTCaggatcctttttttttttcccagccaCCGAAGAAACCGTCTTCAGTGTCGTCCACCTCACAAACCGAGCCGGTAAGCTTTAAATGAATGAGAACCTGATCTCCTGCATGATGCACACTGAGGATCAGAGCTGCAAACCGAAGCCTGCAGCTGACGTCACATGAAGAAAGTAAAGTCAGATGTGGTGTGCAGCTGGCGGGGCTCCAACACCGTGTCGGTCCGCCTCTCATTACTTTCCCACTTTAAACCCCGTCTGTAGCGCGCAGACTCTTCCGTTCCTActgaacatttcttttaaaaacacatcagaagtGTAGATTAGTTCCTGAAAAAGGCTCAGCG
The Scatophagus argus isolate fScaArg1 chromosome 21, fScaArg1.pri, whole genome shotgun sequence genome window above contains:
- the tubgcp2 gene encoding gamma-tubulin complex component 2, with product MSEFRIHHDVNELLSLLHVRGGDGAEGYIDLLQKHRTPYVTTTVSAHSAKVKLAEFSKTPEDFLRKYEELKSKNVRNLDPLVYLLSKLCEDKETLQFLQQNAKERSESSANTTSTTTASYSLPQTTSKMSMQELDELRKKLGNVTASSNAPLPAEVTRKMLRDKHNKKNPTQPNPVFPNWVYDRPALLGDFITSPTPAADPAVAIGTMPLAAQEQALVEDLLFVLIGVDGRDITAQPVLGRQNRSFIVDSTLDMSVKELVNRILPVASYYSTITRFIEEKSSFEYGQVNHALTAAMRTLMKEYLILVTQLEHLQRQGLLSLQKLWFYIQPTMRTMEILASIASSVDKGECMGGSTLSLLHDRTFNYTGDSQAQELCLYLTKAASVPYFEILEKWIYRGIIKDPYSEFMVEEHELQKEKIQEDYNDKYWDQRYTIVQHRIPSFLQKMADKILSTGKYLNVVRECGRDVTCPDAKEVLYTLKERAYVEQIEKAYNYASKVLLNFLMEEKELVSRLRSIKHYFLMDKGDFFVHFMDLTEDELKKPVDDIVPPRLEALLELALRMSTANTDPFKDDLKIDLMPHDVITQLLRVLAIETKQEKAIINAEPTDVALSGLEAFSFDYIVKWPLSLIINRKALTRYQMLFRHMFYCKHVERLLCNVWISNKDFKQYSLRSPKWFAAAFALRQRMLNFVQNIQYYMMFEVMEPTWHVMENNLKTASNIDDVLCHHTSFLDNCLKDCMLTNPELLRIFSKLMAICVMFTNCMQRFTQSMRLERLSLEQGTMDGPPTQSEHAEEAERKRMTTKFLAEYVDALQSDAGFEATISKCDSNFSMLLLDLLDKLSIYSTNDCEHSMISIIYRLDFNGFYTERLERMAIERSQKAAA
- the adam8b gene encoding zinc metalloproteinase-disintegrin-like BjussuMP-1, producing the protein MRASFRAERTMMGANTVSLWLTWACLVQTSALLSHVDRYEVVTPHRLAGRQKRSARDGQVHPDTIRYELAFEGRNHTLHLEKNRNLVGRGYTETRYSEDGRRVTTSPNEDHCFYHGRVEGVKDSSVSVGICSGISGFVRARQQVYLIEPLGQSDDGPHAVYRREQLKVSGRPGCGSSSNGSLYDRDQSPPLAGLYRTRSWRSKPIAGPQKFVELVVVVDNTEYKRYGRETKSRILGVINHVDKLYRPLNIRVVLVGLEIWTHKDYIDVDVNSETALDNFLLWRQADLLQRVKHDTAQFVTGKDFDGDTVGLANKFAMCTENSGGVNQDHHDNPIGLASTIAHEMGHNFGLSHDAAGCACGPSYSSGNCVMADKLRTGSQAFPEFFSDCSVEQLAEFMERAQPSCLSKPLSSIKTIAVVPRCGNALLDPGEECDCGTVEECNNPCCDASTCRLTGGSQCAHGQCCDNCQFKPAGSVCRKSAGDCDLPEYCTGVSQDCPEDSFHMNGKPCYNQAQGYCYDGQCPTHEQHCWRLFGTGTRVGLDVCFDLNKRGEEGANCGRNRFGYTPCTAQNLKCGSIFCDGGGESITGKRAAYTVYSIQCKLAVDDDKTRSIDMVPRGTRCGPNKVCLDNRCVDLSVYGKKEDCAKKCNNNGVCNHKQECHCNPGWAPPYCDIQYADLPQGQTGIIAAVCAVLSILLVVTVIIAGLMCCRKDNMDSYTSKRKVHSAPDRLNPMFQEPGAKDRPQISQPTFVESTATQACAPLIVMATPSRPAPQPPKKPSSVSSTSQTEPTQMPQPPSKPLPPLNQTQYKAAKPSPPPVPPAKPSPPPAAGIKACTPPVPPAKPHVHRLT